TGACTAGATACCAAGACATCAGTGCCAAGCATCAAGTTGTCCACAGTAGTCTTCTGGCTGCTGACCACTTGGACGCTCCACTTATCAGTGTCTGCCACAATACACACGGCTTCTGCTAAGGGCTCGTCCATGACAGGGTGCTAGGAAGAGGCAATAGGGAGACAGTTACCACTTGCTGCCCAACCTGTGTCTGACAATTCTATTCCTACTCTTGTGCACAAGTTGTAAAACCTTCAAGCTATGCTCTAATTCGCACGGACACAATAATTTCATGCACAGCAAATGGTAATTTCAAGTCAATAAATCATTTGATAAAAGCAGTCCGATGTGGGGGTTCAGACAGTATTTAGACTTTCTTTTGGGCACTGAAGATTACTTGTACATTATGGGCCTCATCGAAAGTTATGGGCAAATTTTGCTAACGGATGCAAAGAGTTGCACTACAACATGTCCACGTCCCAATTTTAAATCtgctctgtctgagcatgtttaaatttgccccccttcccccacctaAGCACATTTAGATCTACAGAAAACAATAAGGATAACAATAATCAAAGAGGAATATAATTAAGAGGGATGTAAGTAAGCTCAGATCTCATGTTGGCGTTACATAAGAGTGTAAATGCTTCGGACAAATATCACACTTTACAAAAATTCAACCGGgacaccaaaaaaataaataaaagtaaaaacacattaaaaggaGCAGCCTCAATGTGAGTGATTCCTGCACCAACACATCACATGATCTTTCTGGCATTACACAGCTTTCCCTTTATATCCTGaaagttataattatttttgctacATGTTTAGTTACAAGGTGAATGGTAAATGCTATGCAGGTGTGCCcattataaaatatttagcaTCTTTGTTTTAGCATATGAAGTAATGGACTGGAGAAAAGTAATTGGTTAGAAGACAATGAGAAAAACCGTCCAACTCCCAGAAAGCACAATGCCCCAGTATCCATGGGCGACGTCCCATGGCTGTGTGTATAAACGTACATGGGTAGAGTGTGCCAGGCTGGCCATCAGGCATTGCTTCAGCTTCTCTGCACTGCCAATCCCATGGAGCACCATATCCGGCATGTATGTGGAACAGTAACCACCAAACAGAGacctcccaaaattttttacatttgtgcTGCTGATGACCTCAGatctaagaaataaaaaaaaaacaagagcgTCTCAGTTTAGATTCAAGAAATTGACACAGCATGTAAATATGTGggaccaaaaaatatatatagttcttTGTATTGTTGTAAGGCCCCTACATTTCATACTGAAGCATTACAATATAGGAACTCATGTTCTACATAGTGTGTGACTTGTGCTAATTGCATATTTACCGTCATTGCACAAGGGATTTTATTTGTATTCAATTGTATGAACCAGTATAGCCAGTCTATCTACATGTAGTAAGAAACACATCGTACCTCATATCACTAATCTTGATAATGTGCCTGAAACACAGACCTAGAATAAAGTCTTACATTAGCACATAAGTTGCTGCATCTGTACTCTACACAGTACTGAACGTTCATTATAAAGGAGATGATAAACAAGACTCCACACACTATAAATGTGAAGTTTTAGTTGCAATCTAATCTCCCCACATTAAAGAGGGTCTTACCTGGGCAGTGGGAGTTCCACTTCTGCATAGTGACCGTCGTGGTCCCAATTTTCTGAAGTCTGGCCTGCATTATATTCATATTCACTCTGGCCAAGGGCACTGTCACAGCTTCCGTTCCTTGGAATGTCCCCCTCTACCCTGCCCTCTGTTCTGCTGCCTGGATCCCCACAGGGGACATGTTGAGAAGCTATCTGAAGAGGACACACTCCAGGACCTGCCTGTGCAGTATCTGGCAGGTCAGCTTTACAAGTTCTAGCGTCTGCTACAGTATTAGAAACAAAACATTTATCTGATAACAGCAGATGACAGGGAAGGTTTTCCACAGTATTAGTTTCAATGCTATTGCCCTCCACAAAATACTCATCAAATATACTGGACCCACCCTCACAGGATGGCATACGTGTACAAATCATCCTCCTCCTTTGAGGATCAAATGAGCAGTCAGTGGAAGGACTTGACTGTTCGTCTAGTTTCTTCCGGGAGATCTCAAAGTCCGGTGATTCGGAACAGCCCATTTTGAAGGTCGTCTTCTCTGGAGGAGACTGATCACCTGTCCTGTCTGCACACAGAACTGCCTTTGCCCAGTCAGTCAATGTCACTGAAGCACTGGCTTCCTTCGTATATATGCTACCACAGTTTAAGCTTTTAGCATGGGATATTAGAGAGTCTGGTGTAACTGCATCTCCAATGTTGTATGCTGGAGTTCTTGTGACTGAAACCAACGTTTCCACTTTAGCTTCTTTTACCAATGTTGTTGTTTCTTTACAAGTATAAGCGCTACTTAAAATGGTACCATGATCAAGTGAAGAGGCAATAGTTCCCAGCTCTGCTTTGAAGCAGCCATCACTTTTATTCATGTTCTTTAATGAAATATCAGAGCACTCAGGTCCACTGGATCTTTCAGGTGATGCAACATCTGCATTACAGGGTAATGAAGGGGACACCAATGCAGATTCGTTGTTTAGTGTTACAATCACATATTCAGATTCTTCCACCTCACCCTTCTCAAAAGATGTTGTGACATTGCTGCCCTGTACCATCCGCTCCCCTTTCTTTAAGACCCTGTTGCGCACCAGGTGGTTCTCCTCCAGTTCTGAGCAGCGTATGAAATACGTGAGGATGTAGAGAATGCGCTGAACCAAGTCTTTACGTTTTCCCACAACAACAGTCCGAGTCATTCTGACTGGGGATCCAATAGCCCCATAAAGATCACCTGTGAAAGATCAGGAAGAAGGATTAATTCACTGAAATTATAGTCTGATCCCCCAACTCTTAAAATGGTTTCAAAGGAGCCAAAATGGAGACATCAGTTTCTGCAACAAATACTCTGGAATACCTGCATCTTTCATGTTGTAAGCTAGACATCTCATGCTTAAAGTCACTGCTCTGGTAGTATATAGGAGGTATTAAGAGTTGGGGAATCTAGATTCAAATTTTGACAAATGTAAAAACAGCTCACATTTACTTATTGCAATATATGGCAACCAGTTCTGAATTGGACCAATTGCAATTAATAAAGAAAGCAATGTTAAACAAAGACAAGAATTTcagataaaaataatagtaaaatgtactgaaaaaagtaaaaagtgcAGAACAGATGACCACTAGGTGTCAGTCTTACGAATTATAACTGACACTTATACAGGGGAGGGTTTCAGTTTAACACTGTAGAAATAAAGATATATCAGACATTTCTTGCAAATACTTATGACACATTACCAAAAAGTCATGAAACTTTAGAACTgatgtaaaacaaatgtaaaaatcaaTATTCCATATAACCCACTTTTTGCATTGGCCCCTGGCCTCATAATAAGAGAGCAATACCCAAcctagagttataaaaaaaagcaaagaaaaagaaaaaagcacaCACATTAACCTCCGTTAGATGCAACCTATGGCTGAAGAAATCATCTCTTTACACTAGGCTTGCTAACCAACTATTACAATGACATGTCATTTCACAAACTGACGAGCAGCAGACACCATCTGCGTTTATCACTTTATGATCTCAAGGATATCCTTGGGCCTGTTAATGCGGTCACTACTAAGCATCACTACAGCCTCAATTCAGTACATAAAATTATCTGCATTAATGTTAACACCATAAGCACAGTCGGCCTTGCTTACAGTTAGGAACAAATCCAACCAAAAGTTACACCTAGACAAGCCATGGTGCGATGCCAGGGATGCAAATAAAGCAGCCCATGCATACTGggctgctttattattacacGGTCATTTCGATTAAGGCTGGGATGCATGTCCCCCTCTCCACTCTAATCTGACCTCAGATTTTAAAATTTGTCCATAAAAATATGCTTTTGCTGCTATTCGTTTTTCAATTTTGTCGATAATTGTTTTATGGAATGGACTTTTACTTTTGACATATTAAAcaattattacattgaaatattatGCACTGATATTGTAATCTAGCTGCTAATAGATCCCAGAAGAGCCAGTCCTGGAGAAATAATGTACACATACCACACAACCAGAAGGTGGCGTCACAATATGATCACACTGCCAAAGCTTGTGTCTTATCTGCAGAGACAACATTACTTCTGACAcagggttattattattaaatataatggGAGCAACTCAAACTGTTGCACATCTtaactgaaaagaaaaaaaacaaaaacaaaaaaaaaaaaaaaaaaaacacaccacaaCCACACCACAATAACGGGTTTACCATTGGTTAAaacaaattttctttttttgcataaatGAAAGTTTATTCATtacttttctatttgttttttctcCAGCATCAATATTAAATATAGAGCCACAGGTTATTTATTAGTTACTTCCCCTTGGACATGTAGCAGAGTGCTACTCACCAAGTTGTGCCCACAGAGGGTTGTATGGATGGGACTTTGCTAGTAGATTGACGGACTGAGAAGTGTGCTTTTCACAAAAAGACTTTATTGGAGGGTGGTCATTTGGCATCACTGTTGGAACCCATGCCAAGTGATAGGTCAAAACTGCAGTTAGTAAAGCCGCAAAGAACCTGAGAATACATGGAAAGAATGCAGGCTTAcccaaatgtaatgtaaaaaaaacacaagtgtGCAATGAACACTGACAAAAGTGTATAGTACATACAACTTATTAGATTGAGAGATACACTGACACAGCAATTTCTCTTTAGAGTTGCAGTTATGCTGCCTTCGTCACTCCTACACCAATGAATGCTCTGCTTTAGGTGCTGGATGCACAGGTAAATTTGCACTTATTTAGAAAGCTCATAGGCTGTGATTCTTCAGCATCACTATTAACAAACAAATTCCTTGAATGCAACGACTCCAAAAGAAAtgcacaaataaaacatattctgATTTAAATCCCTCATAAAATATCTAACCAAAGCTGGTGCTTTCTAGGTGACAAGAGACAGGTAAGCTGCCCTGAGAATTCAGAACCATTGCAGAAATTCGCTTTCTAATATGCCACCTCTTGAGAGACTTCATGCTCCAAACTTCCAGATGTTGCCTTATTCCCTCCAAATTGCAGTACACTTTATCAGGCATTGTGGTTTATGACTAAACTCTGGACATCTGGAAGGCAGGTACCAGAATAAAACCCCTTCCATTTATTGCTATCTATGCAAATCCATTGTAGACCATGTGACCACTGTGTGCATGGTGGGAGTTACAAGCAGAAGGGAGGATTCATGATGGTGTAGTGCAAATACAGTCACCTGGAACAGAAGTAAGTAGACATATGTATCAGCCTAACAAAACTGTTCTTATGATTGtggaaaacacacaaaatatattattGGCCAGGATAGAGTCCCAAATATATAATAGTCTTTGTATTTGGTAAGAGAAGACAGTTGAGCAGAGGATGTAATACACACTTGTTGGACCAGAAACTAATGAATAAATCATTACAAGTAGAAGTGCTTTTTACCCAAGTGTTACACACAGGAGGCCTTGTGAATACCATCTAGCAGTGTCAGTTACTGTACTTACTGGTTCTTGTTAAGCTGCTCAGTAAGATAGGTGAACTCTTTCAGGAAATGATGGCTCAGTTGACTTTTCTCAGTATTGTTGGACATCATGGTGAGCCACAGTGGTTCAGCAATGCGAGGGGCACAGTATAGATTCCATATAGTTTCCCTAAtaacaaatatattgtattttagagTTGTTAATCTTCTTCTACAGATATACTACATAAAAGGAACAAGGCAAATGGCCATTGTCAGCTTTGTATTATATGATACAATGCCGAGTTAATATTGTAGAAAATAGAGGAGTACAGTGCCCATTTTTGGGCATCGTCTGGTGTCATAGTCACATTAGTTTTACAGGCCAATGACAGACGCTGAAACAAGACACATACCAGTCGAGCATTGTTGTCTTTCACAAGTTTAAATACTGCTACAAAATGATGTGAGAATATTATGTGTGCgttatatacacattttatagtTCCTCTGCAGCAGAACTTCTATAGCAGCAATAAACTATTAATAACtgaaaataaattttgttttctACAGTTATTAGTGACTTTCCATGAAAAATGTACAAAGTTATATTCCCAGAGAAGGGTTAAAAGGTAACTTGTGGGTCTCTTGCTGTTAAAGAACCAGCCAATGTGACtgtgtagcttttttttttttttttttaattattattaatcattattattagaaagtgactTTTCGGGACCAATTTACAATAGGTTATAACCCTTCAGGAGTATGTTAGCTTTTTCTCCCCAGCTATTGAGCTACACACATAATTGTGTTTAATAAAGTATTCTTTTTGTCAgatgggtttaaaaaaaataaattaaaaaaaaatgatatgaaGAGGATCAACAAAGTAATGTATTAATCAGTAACCGATTTGACCGTATTCTAAAATAAACACTGTAGGAA
The Mixophyes fleayi isolate aMixFle1 chromosome 1, aMixFle1.hap1, whole genome shotgun sequence DNA segment above includes these coding regions:
- the FNIP2 gene encoding folliculin-interacting protein 2 isoform X2; protein product: MALLHRIFSKRANSTSLPSRGTKEGPAFSCSDFDLNCIRLIVYQDCERRGRQVLFDSKAVCEIKDETTQRAGEDAPNRTKSCQTSSSGTCTISSRYTASGCAQPAREPLPKYQYTKPASDVNMLGEMMFGSVAMSYKGSTLKIHLIRCPPQLMISKVFSAKVGGFSGSTNTLQDSLENISQDGTGTKLGLSQNGAGSCQSGSNLGILQMCGSKLLPAMFEARPLRLIRSASFFAAHSTPVDMPSRGQNEDKDSGIARSASLSSLLVTPLPSPSTSFSSNCASSYQRRWWRNQTTSLENGIVPRWPTEETFSMADDSYPSNPVMIGRKKIAISVLFSLSKEEEAQCTFQDFFFSHFPLIESHMNILKSAIEKAMISCRKITESSQRVQIYLGQVMDALGQFRETIWNLYCAPRIAEPLWLTMMSNNTEKSQLSHHFLKEFTYLTEQLNKNQFFAALLTAVLTYHLAWVPTVMPNDHPPIKSFCEKHTSQSVNLLAKSHPYNPLWAQLGDLYGAIGSPVRMTRTVVVGKRKDLVQRILYILTYFIRCSELEENHLVRNRVLKKGERMVQGSNVTTSFEKGEVEESEYVIVTLNNESALVSPSLPCNADVASPERSSGPECSDISLKNMNKSDGCFKAELGTIASSLDHGTILSSAYTCKETTTLVKEAKVETLVSVTRTPAYNIGDAVTPDSLISHAKSLNCGSIYTKEASASVTLTDWAKAVLCADRTGDQSPPEKTTFKMGCSESPDFEISRKKLDEQSSPSTDCSFDPQRRRMICTRMPSCEGGSSIFDEYFVEGNSIETNTVENLPCHLLLSDKCFVSNTVADARTCKADLPDTAQAGPGVCPLQIASQHVPCGDPGSRTEGRVEGDIPRNGSCDSALGQSEYEYNAGQTSENWDHDGHYAEVELPLPRSEVISSTNVKNFGRSLFGGYCSTYMPDMVLHGIGSAEKLKQCLMASLAHSTHHPVMDEPLAEAVCIVADTDKWSVQVVSSQKTTVDNLMLGTDVLVSSQVCSLLQSISQLYKLKTPPVFCVMHLEDKLQELYFKSKMLSEYLRGHTRVHVKELGVVLGIESSDLPLLAAVASTHSPHVAQILL
- the FNIP2 gene encoding folliculin-interacting protein 2 isoform X3 → MCGGTHRTSGSAGCCSKRLRNRWIAKCLLANRCKSCDQGVKRPNSENCHTGSCTKPSCSDFDLNCIRLIVYQDCERRGRQVLFDSKAVCEIKDETTQRAGEDAPNRTKSCQTSSSGTCTISSRYTASGCAQPAREPLPKYQYTKPASDVNMLGEMMFGSVAMSYKGSTLKIHLIRCPPQLMISKVFSAKVGGFSGSTNTLQDSLENISQDGTGTKLGLSQNGAGSCQSGSNLAHSTPVDMPSRGQNEDKDSGIARSASLSSLLVTPLPSPSTSFSSNCASSYQRRWWRNQTTSLENGIVPRWPTEETFSMADDSYPSNPVMIGRKKIAISVLFSLSKEEEAQCTFQDFFFSHFPLIESHMNILKSAIEKAMISCRKITESSQRVQIYLGQVMDALGQFRETIWNLYCAPRIAEPLWLTMMSNNTEKSQLSHHFLKEFTYLTEQLNKNQFFAALLTAVLTYHLAWVPTVMPNDHPPIKSFCEKHTSQSVNLLAKSHPYNPLWAQLGDLYGAIGSPVRMTRTVVVGKRKDLVQRILYILTYFIRCSELEENHLVRNRVLKKGERMVQGSNVTTSFEKGEVEESEYVIVTLNNESALVSPSLPCNADVASPERSSGPECSDISLKNMNKSDGCFKAELGTIASSLDHGTILSSAYTCKETTTLVKEAKVETLVSVTRTPAYNIGDAVTPDSLISHAKSLNCGSIYTKEASASVTLTDWAKAVLCADRTGDQSPPEKTTFKMGCSESPDFEISRKKLDEQSSPSTDCSFDPQRRRMICTRMPSCEGGSSIFDEYFVEGNSIETNTVENLPCHLLLSDKCFVSNTVADARTCKADLPDTAQAGPGVCPLQIASQHVPCGDPGSRTEGRVEGDIPRNGSCDSALGQSEYEYNAGQTSENWDHDGHYAEVELPLPRSEVISSTNVKNFGRSLFGGYCSTYMPDMVLHGIGSAEKLKQCLMASLAHSTHHPVMDEPLAEAVCIVADTDKWSVQVVSSQKTTVDNLMLGTDVLVSSQVCSLLQSISQLYKLKTPPVFCVMHLEDKLQELYFKSKMLSEYLRGHTRVHVKELGVVLGIESSDLPLLAAVASTHSPHVAQILL
- the FNIP2 gene encoding folliculin-interacting protein 2 isoform X1; the encoded protein is MCGGTHRTSGSAGCCSKRLRNRWIAKCLLANRCKSCDQGVKRPNSENCHTGSCTKPSCSDFDLNCIRLIVYQDCERRGRQVLFDSKAVCEIKDETTQRAGEDAPNRTKSCQTSSSGTCTISSRYTASGCAQPAREPLPKYQYTKPASDVNMLGEMMFGSVAMSYKGSTLKIHLIRCPPQLMISKVFSAKVGGFSGSTNTLQDSLENISQDGTGTKLGLSQNGAGSCQSGSNLGILQMCGSKLLPAMFEARPLRLIRSASFFAAHSTPVDMPSRGQNEDKDSGIARSASLSSLLVTPLPSPSTSFSSNCASSYQRRWWRNQTTSLENGIVPRWPTEETFSMADDSYPSNPVMIGRKKIAISVLFSLSKEEEAQCTFQDFFFSHFPLIESHMNILKSAIEKAMISCRKITESSQRVQIYLGQVMDALGQFRETIWNLYCAPRIAEPLWLTMMSNNTEKSQLSHHFLKEFTYLTEQLNKNQFFAALLTAVLTYHLAWVPTVMPNDHPPIKSFCEKHTSQSVNLLAKSHPYNPLWAQLGDLYGAIGSPVRMTRTVVVGKRKDLVQRILYILTYFIRCSELEENHLVRNRVLKKGERMVQGSNVTTSFEKGEVEESEYVIVTLNNESALVSPSLPCNADVASPERSSGPECSDISLKNMNKSDGCFKAELGTIASSLDHGTILSSAYTCKETTTLVKEAKVETLVSVTRTPAYNIGDAVTPDSLISHAKSLNCGSIYTKEASASVTLTDWAKAVLCADRTGDQSPPEKTTFKMGCSESPDFEISRKKLDEQSSPSTDCSFDPQRRRMICTRMPSCEGGSSIFDEYFVEGNSIETNTVENLPCHLLLSDKCFVSNTVADARTCKADLPDTAQAGPGVCPLQIASQHVPCGDPGSRTEGRVEGDIPRNGSCDSALGQSEYEYNAGQTSENWDHDGHYAEVELPLPRSEVISSTNVKNFGRSLFGGYCSTYMPDMVLHGIGSAEKLKQCLMASLAHSTHHPVMDEPLAEAVCIVADTDKWSVQVVSSQKTTVDNLMLGTDVLVSSQVCSLLQSISQLYKLKTPPVFCVMHLEDKLQELYFKSKMLSEYLRGHTRVHVKELGVVLGIESSDLPLLAAVASTHSPHVAQILL